A single window of Leclercia adecarboxylata DNA harbors:
- the gspE gene encoding type II secretion system ATPase GspE, protein MQLSHDLCSSNYAREHGILFYQGQVWMRDDAPAFALLEMRRVLGRSFSPTILTADAFDEMLAKVWQQNSGVSQQLVDDMDADIDLLALTEEIPDNEDLLDNDENSPVIRLINAILGEAVKDGASDIHIETFERTLSIRFRVDGVLRPVLQPARKLAPLLVSRIKVMSKLDIAEKRLPQDGRISLRIGRKAIDVRVSTIPSQYGERVVMRLLDKSNLQPDINKLGLIDHELAQLKALIARPHGIILVTGPTGSGKSTTLYAILSALNGHERNVLTVEDPIEYELEGVGQTQVNPRVDMTFARGLRAILRQDPDVVMIGEIRDGETAQIAVQASLTGHLVMSTLHTNSAAGAITRLRDMGLESFLIGSSLLGVIAQRLVRRLCTHCRTTSPLDDNEKALFSFMAITPKAIWRAVGCEHCRQSGYQGRAGIHEFLVVDSAMRRAIHEDKDEMAIETQLFKQAHSLRENGLLKVISGITSLEEVMRVTAERGGEE, encoded by the coding sequence ATGCAACTGAGTCACGATCTCTGCAGTAGTAACTACGCCCGGGAGCACGGGATCCTCTTTTATCAGGGGCAGGTCTGGATGCGCGACGACGCTCCGGCGTTTGCCCTGCTGGAGATGCGCCGGGTGCTGGGGCGATCCTTCTCCCCGACCATTCTGACGGCAGACGCCTTCGACGAAATGCTGGCGAAGGTCTGGCAGCAGAACAGCGGCGTCTCCCAGCAGCTGGTGGACGACATGGATGCCGATATCGACCTGCTGGCGTTAACCGAGGAGATCCCCGACAACGAAGATCTGCTGGATAACGACGAAAACTCGCCGGTGATCCGCCTGATCAACGCCATTCTTGGCGAAGCGGTGAAGGACGGCGCGTCAGATATTCATATTGAAACCTTTGAGCGCACCCTGAGCATCCGCTTTCGCGTCGACGGCGTGCTGCGACCGGTGCTGCAACCGGCGCGCAAGCTCGCGCCGCTGCTGGTGTCGCGCATTAAGGTCATGTCGAAGCTCGATATCGCCGAAAAACGCCTGCCGCAGGATGGGCGTATCTCGCTGCGGATCGGGCGCAAGGCCATCGACGTGCGTGTCTCCACCATTCCGTCGCAGTATGGCGAGCGGGTGGTGATGCGTCTGCTGGATAAAAGCAACCTCCAGCCGGACATTAATAAGCTGGGGCTGATCGATCACGAGCTGGCCCAGCTCAAGGCGCTGATTGCCCGTCCGCACGGCATTATCCTGGTCACCGGGCCGACCGGCTCCGGGAAAAGCACCACCCTGTACGCCATCCTGTCGGCGCTGAACGGCCATGAACGCAATGTCCTGACCGTCGAAGATCCGATTGAGTACGAGCTGGAAGGGGTAGGGCAGACCCAGGTTAACCCGCGCGTGGACATGACCTTTGCCCGTGGCCTGCGCGCCATCCTGCGCCAGGATCCGGACGTGGTGATGATCGGCGAGATCCGTGACGGCGAAACCGCGCAGATCGCGGTGCAGGCCTCCCTGACCGGTCACCTGGTGATGTCCACCCTGCACACCAACAGCGCCGCCGGGGCCATTACCCGTCTGCGCGATATGGGGCTGGAGTCCTTTTTAATCGGATCATCGTTGCTCGGTGTCATTGCCCAGCGTCTGGTGCGTCGGCTCTGCACCCACTGCCGCACCACCAGTCCGCTGGATGACAATGAAAAAGCGCTGTTCAGCTTTATGGCCATTACCCCGAAAGCGATCTGGCGCGCGGTGGGCTGTGAGCACTGCCGCCAGAGCGGCTATCAGGGACGTGCGGGGATCCATGAGTTTCTGGTGGTCGACAGCGCCATGCGCCGGGCGATCCACGAAGATAAAGACGAAATGGCGATCGAAACCCAGCTCTTCAAACAGGCGCACAGCCTGCGCGAAAACGGTCTGCTGAAGGTGATCTCCGGCATCACTTCGCTGGAAGAGGTGATGCGCGTCACCGCCGAACGTGGGGGTGAGGAATAA